The window CTCGGGCAGCTTCCTCGCCGCCTGCGCCACTTCCGCGAACACCGGCCCGGTCAAGCAGGCCGCGGGCGCGGTCACCGTCCAGTCGAACCTGTCCTCGCCCGAGGCGAAGAAGGCGATCGAGGCCCTGGCCAAGGCGTTCGGCGCGAAGGGCGGCGCGACGGCGACGGTCAACACCGTCGCGTCGGAGACCTTCCGCACCCAGCTGCCCAGCTACCTCACCGCGGCCACCCCGCCGGACACCTACACGTGGTACCCGGGTTCGCTGCTGTCCGGCTACGCGCGCAAGGGCCTGCTGCTCGACGTCGGCGATGTCTGGCAGACGATGGGCGACTACAGCGCCGCGTTCCGGGCCCTCTCCGGCGACGGCGCCGGGCACCAGGTCTTCGTCCCGACGTCCTACTACTGGTGGGGCTTCTTCTACCGGAAGTCGAACTTCGCGAAGTGGGGCGTGCGACCGCCGACGAACTGGACCGAGTTCCTCGCGCTGTGCGAAACGGTGAAGGGCAAGGGAATCGCGCCGATCGGCCTCGGTGCGGGCGGCACCACGCCGTGGACCGCGTCGGCGTGGTTCGACTACCTGAACATCCGGATCAACGGCGCGCCCTTCCACCGCGAGCTGCTCGCCGGCAAGCGGCGGTTCGACGACCCGCGCGTCAAGAAGATCTTCGACCCGTGGCGCCAGGCGCTGCCGTACTTCGACCCGAACGGCACCGCGATCGCGTTCCAGGACGCCACGACCGTGCTGCTGCAGGGCCGCACCGGCATGGTCCTGACCGGCACGTTCTTCGCCGACGCCGCCCCGAAGGACGCGCTCGGCGACCTCGACTTCTTCCAGTTCCCGATCCTCGACCCGGCGGTGCCGGTGGCCGAGGAGGGCCCGACCGACGGCTTCTTCGCCAGCGCGCGCACCCCGCACGTCGCCGAAGTCAAGGAATGGTTCAAGTACGTCGCGACGGCCGAAGCGCAGGAGCTCTACATCAAGAACTCCTCCGGCACGGTCCTGCCGACCAACCCGACCGCCAAGGACAACGGCACCCCGCTGGTCCAAAAGGGACGCAAGATGCTCGCCGACGCCAAGGAGATCACGCAGTTCTTCAACCGCGACTCCTCCGACGCGCTGCAGCCGACCGCCGACGCCGCGTTGATCCGGTTCATCCAGAAGCCCACCGAGCTGGACTCGATCCTGAGCGACTGGCAGACCGCCGCGCAGAAGGTCTGGCAGTCCTGAGATGGCGGTGCTGACCGCCGACCGGCCGAAGACCGCGGCGCGGGCCCCCAAGCGTCCTCGCCGATTTTCTCCGGTGCTGCTGGCGTTCGTCCTGGTGCCCCTGGTCGTCGAGGGGTTCTGGGTGTTCTGGCCCGCGTTGCAGGGGTTCTACCTCGCGCTGACGAACTGGGACGGCGTCTCGGCGCCCACGTTCGTCGGCGCCGGGAACTTCGCCGAGATGTTCTCCGACGACATCTTCAAGACCGCCGCGCTCGACACGGTGATCTGGCTCGTGCTCTTCGGTGGCCTCTCGGCCGTCGGCGGGCTCGCGCTGGCGACGCTGCTGCAGAAGGAGCGTCGCGGCGTCGGCTTCTACCGGGCCGCGCTGTTCACGCCGGTGGTGTTTTCGCTGGTCGCGACGTCGTTGATCTGGCAGGTGAGCTACCAGCCGGACGGCGTCGTCAACAAGGTGCTCGGCGCCGTCGGCCTCGGCAGCTGGCAGCACGCCTGGCTGGCCGACCCGAAGACGGCGCTGTACGCGGTGCTCGTCCCGGCGCTGTGGCGGCAGCTCGGGTACGTGATGGTGCTGTACCTGGCCGGGCTCAAGGGCATCGACCCGGCGCTGTACGAAGCGGCCAAATTGGACGGTGCCACGGCGTGGCAGCAGTTCCGCAACGTGACGTGGCCCCAGCTGCGCAGCGTCAACTCCGTCGTGCTGTCGGTGATCATCATCGACTCGCTGCGGTCGTTCGACGTCATCTGGTCGATGACGAAGGGCGGCCCGTACCACTCGTCAGAGGTGCTGAGCACGTACATGTACGCGACGGCGTTCCAGTCGCTGCGCTTGGGCTACGCGTCCGCGCTGGCCGTGGTGATCTTCGTGCTGGCGTTCGGCGTGATCGTGACCTACCTCGTGCGCGCGTTCCGGGAGGACTCGTGAAGACGCGGACCGCCGGGTTCCACCTGCTCGCGGGCGGGCTCTCGGTGCTGTGGCTGCTGCCGATCCTGCTGGTGCTGACGACGAGCGTGCGGTCCTTTTCGGACATCGCGTCGAACGGCCTCGGCGCGCTGCCGGCGTCGTTCACTTTGGACGGTTTCGGGCAGGCGTGGGGCGACGGCGGTGGCGGGCACGCGATGCTGAACAGCCTGCTCGTCACCATCCCGACCGTGCTGCTCGCGCTGCTGCTGAGTTCGGTGGCGGCGTTCGCGCTGAGCCGGTACGACATCCCGTTCCGCCGCACGATCATCCTGGTGATGCTGTCCGGAAACCTGCTGCCGCCGCAGATCCTGCTGGTGCCGGTGGCGAAGCTGGCCGAGCTGCTGGGCATCTACGACACGCTGACGGCGCTGATCGTCGTGCAGGTCGGCTTCGGGCTCGGGTTCTACACGTTCGTGCTGCAGGGGTTCATGCGGTCGATCCCGGGCGAGATCCAGCAGGCGGCGTTGATCGACGGCGCCGGCGTCGCGCAGATCTTCTGGCGGATCATCCTGCCGATGACGCGTCCGGCGCTGGCCGCGCTCGGCGCGCTGGCGTTCACCTGGACGTTCAACGACCTGCTGTGGTCGATCACCGTGCTGCGCACCGGGACGGTGATGCCGGTGACGCCGGCGCTGCTCGGGCTGCAGGGGCAGTACGTGTCGAACTGGAACGTCATCGCGGCCGGCTCGGTGATCGCCGCGGTGCCGACGGTCGCGGTGTTCCTGCGGTTCCAGAAGCACTTCATCTCCGGACTCGCGATCGGGGCGATCAAGTGACGTGGACCTTGTCCATGAAGTCCACTTCGTACACCGTGGCGATGGACCCCTCTTCTCGATGGGCGGAACTCGTCGCATGGGGGCCGTCCGGGGTCGAGGACGGGCCGTCGGTGTTCACGAACGCGGGCGCGGTGCACTTCATCACCGAGGCCGACGCGGCGCCGGTGGAGTACGCCCCGCTGGGCCTGCGCCCGTTCTCCGGCGCGGACGTCTCGGTGCGCGGCGGTTCGTGGTGGCGGTTCGACTCCGCGTCTTCCGGCGACTCTTTGAGGTTGGCTTTCCTCGACGAGCTGACCGGGCTCCGCGCGGTGCTCTGCTATCGCCCGGTGCCCGAAACGGATGTGCTCACGCGGTGGGTCGAGTTCGAGAACACGGGTTCGTCGACGCTGGAGTTCGACCGGCTGGGCTCGGCGGGCGTCTGCGTGCCGACAGTGTCCGGCGCCCGGCTGACGTACTTGACCGGGCAGTGGTCGCAGGAGTTCACCCGGCGCTCGCTGGAGCTGCCGGCCGGCGGGTTCCGGATGGAGAGCCGGTTCGGCGTCCCGGGTCACGCGCACGTGCCGTGGCTCGCGGTGCAAGACGCTTCCGGCGGCCCCGCCTGGGGCGTCTCGCTGGAGTGGCCGGGCTCGTGGTCGATCGAGGCGGATGTCGAACCTTCGGGCTTGACGCGCATCCGAGCGGGCCGGCTGCCTTCGCCAGGCCCGGTCCTGTTGGAACCAGGCGCTTCGCTGACGACGCCGGCGGTCGCGCTGGCGTCCAGTGTGGACGGAATCGCCGGGCTGGCGTCCGTGTGGCACCACTACGACCGCGTGCTGGCCGGTGCACGGTGGCGGCGCCCGCGCCCGGTGCTCTACAACTCCTGGGAAGCGACCGGCTTCGACGTCCGGAGCGCGCACCAACTCGAGCTGGCGAAACGGGCGGCGGACATCGGCGTCGAGTTGTTCGTCGTCGACGACGGCTGGTTCACCGGCCGCGACGACGACACCGGCGGCCTCGGCGACTGGACCCCCGCGGAGGAGTCCTTCGGCTCCTTCGTCGACTCGGTCCGGGAGCTGGGCCTGGAGTTCGGGCTGTGGGTCGAGCCGGAGGCGGTCAGCCCCAAGTCACGTCTGTACGCCGCGCACCCCGACTGGGTGTACCGCATCGACGGCCGCCCGGCGACGCTGATCCGGAACCAGCTGCTGCTCGATCTGGGTCTTCCCGAGGTGGTCGCGTTCGTCAAGTCCACTTTGGACACACTGCTGTCGGCGTATCCGATCTCGTACCTGAAGTGGGACATGAACCGGCCGCCCACGGAACGCGGCCGCCCGGGCTCGCCGTTCGCGGACCTGGACGCCGAGCACGTCGCGGGCTACATCTCGGTGTTGGACCACCTGCGTTCGCACCATCCCCACGTCACGATCGAGGCGTGCGCGGGCGGCGGCGGCCGCACGGACCTGGCGACGGTGGCCCGCACGGACGTCGTCTGGCCGAGTGACAACACGGGTCCGCTGGACCGCCTCACGATCCAGGACGGGTTCCTGCTGATGCACGCGCCGCACCTGATGAGTTCGTGGGTGACGGACTCCCCGGGCGTCTTCGACCCGCGGCCGCGGTCGCTGCGGTTCCGGTTCGTCACGGCGATGGCGGGCGTGCTGGGGATCGGCGCGGACCTCTCGCGCTGGCCTACCCACCAGCTCGCGGAGGCGGCTTCGCTGATTTCTCTGTACAAGTCGATCCGCGGCGTGCTCCACCACGGCGAGGCCCGGGTCCTGCACGGCCCTTCCGAGTCGACGGCGGCGACCCAGTACACCTCGGCGGACGGCGACACGGTGGTCGTGCTGGCGTGGAGCACCGGACCGCTCACGGGTGCACCGCTGGTGCCGGGCCGGTCTACGCGAGTACGTCTCGGAGTGTGCCCGGAATCGTCTTATGTGGACGATTCCGGGGCACGGTACTCGGGGGTGCACCTGAAGTACGCGGGCCTCCCGTTCGACTGGACCACCGACCACGACGCCGACGTCGTGATCCTGCGGCGTCAGGGCAGCGAGACCGGCAACACGAACGTCGGTGACCCGGTCGGGTAGTAGCGCAGCTCCGCCTCACCCGACGCCGTCAGCGTGAATGCCGTGATCGCATCCTCCGACTGGGCCGCGACGTAACAAGTCCCGTCCACCAGGGCGAAGTGCCGCGGGTTCGCGCCGCACGGCTGGTCGGCCACCGCGGCCGCGTCGTCGAGGGCGAACTCCGTCACGCAGTCCGGGCCGCGGTTCGACACGTACATGCGTGAGCCGGCCAGCTCCAGGTGGGCCACCAGGTTCGGCGTCACCGAAGACAGCGTCGACGCGGTCGAAGCGACGACGTCGAACGCGCCCGGGGACGTCTCCCGGACCGTCACCAGCGTCCCGGCCAGCTCCCCGACGACGTACGCCAGGTCCGTCCCCGGCCGCCGCACCAGCTGGCGCGGCCCCGTGCCCGGCGGCAGCGACGAGACCGCCAGCGCCTCGAGCGAACCGTCGGAAGCGAGCGTGTAGCTGCGGATCTCGTCCGTGCCCAGGTCGACCGCGCTCACCACCGTCGAATCGGCCGACGGGACCGCCATGTGGACGTGCGCCGCCTCCTGCCGATCGGCGTCGGGGCCGCTGCCGGTGTGCTGCACCAGCGCGGTCCGAGACTCCAGCGCACCCGAAGAAGACAGCGAGAACACCGCCAGACTGCCGCCGGTGTAGTTGGCGCACAACAGGAACCGGCCGTCCGGCGTCACCGCGAGGTGACACGGGTGCGCGCCGCCCGTCTCGGCCGTGCCCAGCACCGACAACGCTCCCGAAGGCGACATCGAAAGCGCCGTGACCGCGCCGGAGGCCGTCTCGTTCGCCGCGTACAGCACCGGCAACGACGGGTGCCGCACGAGCCACGACGGCGACTCGAGCGGCAGCGAAGCCACTTCGGTCAGCGAACCGGAAGCGGACCGGGAGAAGGTCGTGATCCCGGTACCGTTCCCCGCGTCGCCGGTGTAGCACCCGACGAAGACCAGCTCAGCCATGCGCGCTCCTCAACAGCGTCTCGACCCGGGCGGCGATCTCCGCGGTGGTGCCGCGGGTCAGCGCGGAGCCGACCCCGCACGCCACCGCGCCCGCCGCCAGCCAGCCTGGCACGTCTTCCGGGCCGATGCCGCCGGTGGGCACCAGCGGCGCCTGCGGGAGCGCCGCCCGCACGTCCTTCACCCACGACGGCGTCAGCGCGGACGCGGGGAACACCTTCACCGCGTCGGCGCCTTCTTCCAGCGCCCGCACGATTTCGGTCACCGAGCCCGCGCCCGGGAACGCCGCCGCGCCGTACCGGTGCGCGGTACGGATCACCGCCGCGTCCACCGAAGGCGACACCAGGAACCGCGCGCCCGCACGGATCGCCAGCACCGCCGACGCCTCGTCGAGCACCGTGCCGGCGCCGATCGTCGCGTCCGGGTACGCCGCGGACAGCCCCGAAATCGCGTCGAGCGCGCCCGGGTTCGTCAGCGGCAGTTCGATCGAGCGCAGCCCCGCTTCGATAGCCGCGCGGGCCGCCGAAACCGCCGACTCCGCGTCGTGCGTGCGCACGATTCCGACGACGCCCTGGCGCACCGCGTTCGCCGTGATCTCCCAGCGATAGGTCATCGGTCCACCTCCGTGCCGAGCAGTGCCTTGCTGAGTTCGCCCCGGTCGGGCAGGCCTTCCAGGTCGGTCCGCGTGCCGACGACCAGCGCCGCGCAGGCCGCGCCCGCCCGCAGTGCCTCGTCCGGCGACGCGCCCCGCAGCCACGCCGAGAGGTACCCCGACGTCAGCGCGTCACCCGCCCCGACCGGGTCGACAATCCGCGTGACCAGGCTCGGCTGCGACCATGAGCCGGCAGCCGTCACCGCCCGCGCGACCTTGTCCCGCTGCTTGACGACGACCGTCTGCGCCCGGCCGGCGAGCAGCGCTTCCGGGGCCTGCCCCAGCAGTTCGAGTTCGTCTTCGCCGGTGAAGACCAGATCCGCCCTGGTCAGCAGCGGTCCGACCGTCTCGCGCCAGCGATCCGGCTTCGCGAGCTTCAGCCGGACGTTCGGGTCGAAGGACACCCAGGCGCCCGAAGCGCGTGCGAGCGCGAAGAGTGTCTCGACGGCTTCGCGCGCGTCGGAGGACAGCATCGCCGTGATGCCCGAGACGTGGACGAGTCGAGCGCCGTCGAGACCCGCTTCGCGCACGTACGCAGCCGAAAGGCGCGAAGCAGCGGAGCCGCTTCGGTGGTATTCGACCGTCTCGGTGTCCCTGATCAGGAACCCGGTGTACGCGTCCGGATCGACTTCGACGCGCGAGACGTCGACGTCGTCCGCGCGCAGGGTCGCGAGCACGTGCGCGCCGGACGGATCGTCGCCGACGCGGCTCAGCCAGCGGACGCGGTGGCCGAGCCGGGCCAGGCCGACGGCGACGTTCGTCTCGGCACCGGCGACGGACGACGTGAAGGTGCGGGCGCGCCGCAGCGCGACGCCGGGCTCGGCGAGCAGCAGCCGCATCGTCTCGCCGAGGGTGACGACTTCGGTCTTCATCGGGGAGAGCATAGCGCGTGAAATCTTAATTTAGGATTTATTCTTGACGGAAGCCGAGACACCCCGGCATGCTGCTCCCGGCTTCGCTCGACGCTGTTTCAACGAAGAAGGGTGTCCGGCAACATGCTTCTGAAGAGATCCCTCGCGGTGGTCGCCGCGGTCGCAGCCGCGTTCACCTCGGCTCCCGCGCAGGCCACGCCGGCGGTAGACCAAGGCGCTCCCGACTACTACGACAGCGGGCTCGCGAAGACCCCGTACATGGGCTGGAACACCTACTACGGCCTCGGCGCGCCCAGTGAGGCGTCGGTCAAGTCCGTCGCGGACTTCCTCGTCTCCAGCGGCCTGCGCGACGCCGGCTACCGCTACGTCTGGATCGACGGCGGCTGGACCGCCCCGGACCCGCGCGACGCCCAGGGCAACCTCCACGAGGACCGCACCAAGTTCCCGAGTGGACTGTCCACTTTGGTCACCTACCTGCACGGTAAAGGCCTGAAAGCCGGCATCTACACCGACGCGGGCGCCTCCGACGGCAAGAACTGCGCGGCCGGCTCCGGTGGTTACTACGCGCAGGACACCAAGCGGTTCGCCAGCTGGAAGTTCGACGCCGTCAAGGTCGACTTCCTCTGCGGCATCGCCCAGAACCTCAAGCCCGCCGACGCGTTCACGCAGTTCAGCAAGGCCCTCGCCAAGGCGGGCCGTCCGATGGTGCTGAACGTCTGCAACCCGGTCACCGACGAGTGGGGCGTCCCGCACGGGCCCGACCAGGTCGCCGGCATCGCCTACAGCTACGGCCCGCTCGTCGCCGACTCCTGGCGCACCAGCACGGACATCGCGTTCGGCACGCCGTACCAGGGCATCTGGACCGACGTCCTGCGCAACCTGGACGCCAACGCCGCGCACCCCGAAGCGAACGGGCCGGGCCACTACAACGACCCCGACTACCTCATCCCGATGCGCAAGACCGAACAGGGCACCTACGAGCTGAACGAGGAGGAGTCGACCACCCAGTTCGTCATGTGGGCGGAGATGGCCTCCCCGCTGATCCTCGGCTCGGACCCGCGCACGCTCCCGGCGTCGATGATCAGCACGCTGAAGAACCCGGAAATCGTCGGCGTCAACCAGGACCGCCTCGGCGTCCAGGGCGTGCGCGTCGCGACGACCGGGACCACCGACACCTACAGCAAGGTGCTCTCCCGCGACGGCGACCGCGCGGTCGTGCTGCTCAACCGCGGTGAGACGCCGACGCGGATGACGCTGAACTTCGCCGACGCCGGGCTCGAGAGCCGGGTGTCCGTTCGCGACCTTCGAGCGAGGGCCGACCGCGGCAGCGCGACCGGCTCGTACACCGTCACGGTTCCCGCGCACGGCACCGCGTTCCTCCGCCTGCACGGCACCGACCTCGTCCCGGGCGACGACCTCGGCGGCACCGCGTCCGCCAGCCCGGCGATCGTCCGCGCCGGCGGCAAGACCGTGGCGTTCTTCCGTGACCAGAGCGGGTCCCTGCAGGTCAAGGGCCTCGACGGGCC of the Amycolatopsis sp. NBC_01488 genome contains:
- a CDS encoding lactonase family protein, translated to MAELVFVGCYTGDAGNGTGITTFSRSASGSLTEVASLPLESPSWLVRHPSLPVLYAANETASGAVTALSMSPSGALSVLGTAETGGAHPCHLAVTPDGRFLLCANYTGGSLAVFSLSSSGALESRTALVQHTGSGPDADRQEAAHVHMAVPSADSTVVSAVDLGTDEIRSYTLASDGSLEALAVSSLPPGTGPRQLVRRPGTDLAYVVGELAGTLVTVRETSPGAFDVVASTASTLSSVTPNLVAHLELAGSRMYVSNRGPDCVTEFALDDAAAVADQPCGANPRHFALVDGTCYVAAQSEDAITAFTLTASGEAELRYYPTGSPTFVLPVSLP
- a CDS encoding ABC transporter substrate-binding protein → MTSAGLSRRRFLRNASLAGLGAVGSGSFLAACATSANTGPVKQAAGAVTVQSNLSSPEAKKAIEALAKAFGAKGGATATVNTVASETFRTQLPSYLTAATPPDTYTWYPGSLLSGYARKGLLLDVGDVWQTMGDYSAAFRALSGDGAGHQVFVPTSYYWWGFFYRKSNFAKWGVRPPTNWTEFLALCETVKGKGIAPIGLGAGGTTPWTASAWFDYLNIRINGAPFHRELLAGKRRFDDPRVKKIFDPWRQALPYFDPNGTAIAFQDATTVLLQGRTGMVLTGTFFADAAPKDALGDLDFFQFPILDPAVPVAEEGPTDGFFASARTPHVAEVKEWFKYVATAEAQELYIKNSSGTVLPTNPTAKDNGTPLVQKGRKMLADAKEITQFFNRDSSDALQPTADAALIRFIQKPTELDSILSDWQTAAQKVWQS
- a CDS encoding sugar kinase yields the protein MKTEVVTLGETMRLLLAEPGVALRRARTFTSSVAGAETNVAVGLARLGHRVRWLSRVGDDPSGAHVLATLRADDVDVSRVEVDPDAYTGFLIRDTETVEYHRSGSAASRLSAAYVREAGLDGARLVHVSGITAMLSSDAREAVETLFALARASGAWVSFDPNVRLKLAKPDRWRETVGPLLTRADLVFTGEDELELLGQAPEALLAGRAQTVVVKQRDKVARAVTAAGSWSQPSLVTRIVDPVGAGDALTSGYLSAWLRGASPDEALRAGAACAALVVGTRTDLEGLPDRGELSKALLGTEVDR
- a CDS encoding carbohydrate ABC transporter permease, encoding MAVLTADRPKTAARAPKRPRRFSPVLLAFVLVPLVVEGFWVFWPALQGFYLALTNWDGVSAPTFVGAGNFAEMFSDDIFKTAALDTVIWLVLFGGLSAVGGLALATLLQKERRGVGFYRAALFTPVVFSLVATSLIWQVSYQPDGVVNKVLGAVGLGSWQHAWLADPKTALYAVLVPALWRQLGYVMVLYLAGLKGIDPALYEAAKLDGATAWQQFRNVTWPQLRSVNSVVLSVIIIDSLRSFDVIWSMTKGGPYHSSEVLSTYMYATAFQSLRLGYASALAVVIFVLAFGVIVTYLVRAFREDS
- a CDS encoding alpha-galactosidase gives rise to the protein MKSTSYTVAMDPSSRWAELVAWGPSGVEDGPSVFTNAGAVHFITEADAAPVEYAPLGLRPFSGADVSVRGGSWWRFDSASSGDSLRLAFLDELTGLRAVLCYRPVPETDVLTRWVEFENTGSSTLEFDRLGSAGVCVPTVSGARLTYLTGQWSQEFTRRSLELPAGGFRMESRFGVPGHAHVPWLAVQDASGGPAWGVSLEWPGSWSIEADVEPSGLTRIRAGRLPSPGPVLLEPGASLTTPAVALASSVDGIAGLASVWHHYDRVLAGARWRRPRPVLYNSWEATGFDVRSAHQLELAKRAADIGVELFVVDDGWFTGRDDDTGGLGDWTPAEESFGSFVDSVRELGLEFGLWVEPEAVSPKSRLYAAHPDWVYRIDGRPATLIRNQLLLDLGLPEVVAFVKSTLDTLLSAYPISYLKWDMNRPPTERGRPGSPFADLDAEHVAGYISVLDHLRSHHPHVTIEACAGGGGRTDLATVARTDVVWPSDNTGPLDRLTIQDGFLLMHAPHLMSSWVTDSPGVFDPRPRSLRFRFVTAMAGVLGIGADLSRWPTHQLAEAASLISLYKSIRGVLHHGEARVLHGPSESTAATQYTSADGDTVVVLAWSTGPLTGAPLVPGRSTRVRLGVCPESSYVDDSGARYSGVHLKYAGLPFDWTTDHDADVVILRRQGSETGNTNVGDPVG
- a CDS encoding carbohydrate ABC transporter permease; protein product: MKTRTAGFHLLAGGLSVLWLLPILLVLTTSVRSFSDIASNGLGALPASFTLDGFGQAWGDGGGGHAMLNSLLVTIPTVLLALLLSSVAAFALSRYDIPFRRTIILVMLSGNLLPPQILLVPVAKLAELLGIYDTLTALIVVQVGFGLGFYTFVLQGFMRSIPGEIQQAALIDGAGVAQIFWRIILPMTRPALAALGALAFTWTFNDLLWSITVLRTGTVMPVTPALLGLQGQYVSNWNVIAAGSVIAAVPTVAVFLRFQKHFISGLAIGAIK
- a CDS encoding bifunctional 4-hydroxy-2-oxoglutarate aldolase/2-dehydro-3-deoxy-phosphogluconate aldolase, which encodes MTYRWEITANAVRQGVVGIVRTHDAESAVSAARAAIEAGLRSIELPLTNPGALDAISGLSAAYPDATIGAGTVLDEASAVLAIRAGARFLVSPSVDAAVIRTAHRYGAAAFPGAGSVTEIVRALEEGADAVKVFPASALTPSWVKDVRAALPQAPLVPTGGIGPEDVPGWLAAGAVACGVGSALTRGTTAEIAARVETLLRSAHG